From the Panthera leo isolate Ple1 chromosome C1, P.leo_Ple1_pat1.1, whole genome shotgun sequence genome, one window contains:
- the LOC122226299 gene encoding tetratricopeptide repeat protein 30B has product MAGLSGAQIPDGEFTAVVYRFIRDSRYAEAVQLLGGELQRSPRSRAGLSLLGYCYYRLQEFTLAAECYEQLGQLHPELEQYRLYQAQALYKACLYPEATRVAFLLLDNPAYHNRVLRLQAAIKYSEGDLPGAKSLVEQLLGGEGGEDSGGENEPDGQVNLGCLLYKEGQYEAACSKFFAALQASGYQPDLSYNLALAYYSSRHYAPALKHIADIIERGIRQHPELGVGMTTEGIDVRSVGNTLVLHQTALVEAFNLKAAIEYQLRNYEAAQEALTDMPPRAEEELDPVTLHNQALMNMDARPTEGFEKLQFLLQQNPFPPETFGNLLLLYCKYEYFDLAADVLAENAHLTYKFLTPYLYDFLDALITCQTAPEEAFIKLDGLAGMLTEQLRRLTKQVQEARHHRDDEAVKKAVNEYDDTLEKYIPVLMAQAKIYWNLENYPMVEKIFRKSVEFCNDHDVWKLNVAHVLFMQENKYKEAIGFYEPIVKKHYDHILNVSAVVLANLCVSYIMTSQNEEAEELMRKIEKEEEQLSYDDPDKKIYHLCIVNLVIGTLYCAKGNYDFGISRVIKSLEPYHKKLGTDTWYYAKRCFLSLLENMSKHTIVLRDSVIQECVQFLEQCELYGRNIPAMIEQPLEEERIHTGKNTVTYESRQLKALIYEIIGWNI; this is encoded by the coding sequence ATGGCCGGGCTGAGCGGCGCACAGATCCCCGATGGGGAGTTCACTGCCGTCGTGTACCGGTTCATCCGGGATTCGCGCTACGCCGAGGCCGTGCAGCTGCTGGGCGGCGAGCTCCAGCGGAGCCCGAGGAGCCGCGCCGGCCTGTCGCTGCTGGGCTACTGCTACTACCGCCTGCAGGAGTTCACGCTGGCGGCCGAGTGCTATGAGCAGCTGGGCCAGCTGCACCCGGAACTGGAGCAGTACCGCCTGTACCAGGCCCAGGCCCTGTACAAGGCCTGCCTTTATCCAGAGGCCACCAGGGTCGCCTTCCTCCTCCTGGACAACCCCGCCTACCACAACCGCGTCCTCCGTCTGCAAGCCGCGATCAAGTACAGCGAGGGCGACCTGCCCGGGGCCAAGAGCCTGGTGGAGCAGCTACtgggcggggaagggggagaggacagTGGGGGCGAGAACGAGCCCGATGGTCAGGTCAACCTGGGGTGTTTGCTCTACAAGGAGGGACAGTATGAGGCCGCGTGTTCCAAGTTCTTTGCGGCCCTCCAGGCTTCGGGCTACCAGCCTGACCTTTCCTACAACCTGGCTTTGGCCTATTACAGTAGCCGGCACTATGCCCCGGCCCTGAAGCACATCGCAGACATTATTGAGCGTGGCATCCGCCAGCACCCGGAGCTAGGTGTGGGCATGACCACTGAGGGCATTGATGTTCGAAGTGTTGGCAACACCTTAGTCCTTCACCAGACTGCCCTGGTGGAAGCCTTCAACCTCAAAGCAGCCATAGAATACCAACTGAGAAACTATGAGGCGGCCCAGGAAGCCCTCACTGACATGCCACCTAGGGCAGAAGAGGAGTTAGACCCTGTGACCCTGCACAACCAGGcgctaatgaacatggatgccagGCCTACAGAAGGGTTTGAAAAGCTACAGTTTTTGCTCCAACAGAACCCCTTTCCCCCGGAGACCTTTGGCAACCTGCTGCTGCTCTACTGTAAGTATGAGTATTTCGACCTGGCAGCAGATGTCCTGGCCGAGAATGCCCATTTGACTTACAAGTTCCTCACACCCTATCTCTATGACTTCTTGGATGCCTTGATCACCTGCCAGACAGCCCCTGAAGAGGCTTTCATTAAGCTTGATGGGCTAGCAGGGATGCTGACTGAACAGCTCCGGAGACTCACCAAACAAGTACAGGAAGCAAGACACCACAGAGATGACGAAGCTGTCAAAAAGGCAGTGAATGAATATGATGACACTCTGGAGAAGTATATTCCTGTGTTGATGGCCCAGGCCAAAATCTACTGGAACCTTGAGAATTATCCAATGGTGGAAAAGATCTTCCGCAAATCTGTGGAATTCTGTAATGACCATGATGTGTGGAAGTTGAACGTGGCTCATGTCCTGTTCATgcaggaaaacaaatacaaagaagcTATAGGTTTCTATGAACCCATAGTCAAGAAGCATTATGACCACATCCTGAATGTCAGTGCTGTTGTGCTGGCTAACCTGTGTGTTTCATATATTATGACAAGTCAGAATGAAGAAGCTGAGGAGTTGATGAGGAAGATtgaaaaggaggaagagcagCTGTCCTATGATGACCCCGATAAGAAAATCTACCACCTCTGCATTGTGAATTTGGTGATAGGCACGCTTTATTGTGCCAAAGGAAATTATGACTTTGGTATTTCTCGGGTGATCAAAAGCCTGGAGCCTTATCATAAGAAACTGGGAACTGATACCTGGTATTATGCCAAAAGATGCTTCCTGTCCTTATTAGAAAACATGTCAAAACACACGATCGTGCTTCGTGACAGTGTTATTCAAGAATGTGTCCAGTTTCTAGAACAATGTGAACTTTATGGCAGGAACATACCTGCCATGATTGAACAACctctggaagaagaaagaatacataCTGGAAAGAATACAGTCACATATGAATCCAGACAGCTAAAAGCTTTGATTTATGAGATTATAGGGTGGAATATATAG